A single Oncorhynchus nerka isolate Pitt River linkage group LG10, Oner_Uvic_2.0, whole genome shotgun sequence DNA region contains:
- the LOC115135850 gene encoding P2R1A-PPP2R2A-interacting phosphatase regulator 1-like isoform X2, whose amino-acid sequence MERMEVDQCAGATTGSGGGALRRSNSAPMITSVSDGMTVFSPTSSVRYRRSSVSVNPSCPYRAAPLSPFSLGGERPDHKRQVENMEMTLRGSLQRLSASNLVPPPVSHWHDHSSGGFHSQDSGVTPNSSPSPTRRFRGPTVSSTVRWPALTPLKRKGKNDASRIVLTLLSLGVCVFVCVLSSILLFCHVGGVESDGPPKKLFVAGVTEPAHRTSYTVSVSQASADSPTGGVSVCDASPQGSPLSLSPPPSYQPNI is encoded by the exons ATGGAACGAATGGAAGTGGACCAGTGCGCAGGCGCAACTACCGGGAGCGGAGGAGGGGCCCTTCGTAGATCGAACAGCGCCCCCATGATCACAAGTGTCAG TGATGGTATGACAGTGTTCAGTCCAACTAGTTCAGTCCGGTATCGGCGGAGCAGTGTCTCTGTGAATCCCAGTTGCCCTTAtcgg GCCGCCCCCTTGTCCCCTTTCTCATTGGGTGGTGAGAGACCAGACCACAAAAGGCAG GTTGAGAATATGGAGATGACACTCAGGGGGAGTCTTCAGAGACTAAG TGCTTCCAACCTGGTCCCTCCTCCTGTCAGTCACTGGCATGACCATTCATCAGGG GGATTCCATTCACAGGACAGTGGTGTCACACCCAATTCGTCCCCTAGTCCAACTCGAAGGTTTAGGGG GCCTACAGTCAGTTCTACTGTGAGATGGCCTGCCCTGACGCCACTGAAAAGGAAAGGTAAGAACGATGCTTCAAGAATAGTGCTTACTTTGCTcagtcttggtgtgtgtgtgtttgtctgtgttctctcctccatcctgttGTTCTGCCATGTAGGAGGTGTGGAGTCTGATGGCCCGCCCAAGAAGCTGTTTGTTGCCGGGGTAACAGAACCTGCTCACCGGACTAGTTACACAGTCAG TGTGTCCCAGGCATCAGCAGACTCTCCTAcaggtggtgtgtctgtgtgtgatgccaGTCCCCAGGGtagtccactgtccctgtctcctcccccctcttaCCAGCCCAACAtctag
- the LOC115135850 gene encoding P2R1A-PPP2R2A-interacting phosphatase regulator 1-like isoform X1 gives MERMEVDQCAGATTGSGGGALRRSNSAPMITSVSDGMTVFSPTSSVRYRRSSVSVNPSCPYRAAPLSPFSLGGERPDHKRQVENMEMTLRGSLQRLRYGSETLYKFTYIHTTMFSLSCCSASNLVPPPVSHWHDHSSGGFHSQDSGVTPNSSPSPTRRFRGPTVSSTVRWPALTPLKRKGKNDASRIVLTLLSLGVCVFVCVLSSILLFCHVGGVESDGPPKKLFVAGVTEPAHRTSYTVSVSQASADSPTGGVSVCDASPQGSPLSLSPPPSYQPNI, from the exons ATGGAACGAATGGAAGTGGACCAGTGCGCAGGCGCAACTACCGGGAGCGGAGGAGGGGCCCTTCGTAGATCGAACAGCGCCCCCATGATCACAAGTGTCAG TGATGGTATGACAGTGTTCAGTCCAACTAGTTCAGTCCGGTATCGGCGGAGCAGTGTCTCTGTGAATCCCAGTTGCCCTTAtcgg GCCGCCCCCTTGTCCCCTTTCTCATTGGGTGGTGAGAGACCAGACCACAAAAGGCAG GTTGAGAATATGGAGATGACACTCAGGGGGAGTCTTCAGAGACTAAGGTATGGTAGTGAAACGCTGTACAAattcacatacatacacactactatgttttctctctcttgctgtagTGCTTCCAACCTGGTCCCTCCTCCTGTCAGTCACTGGCATGACCATTCATCAGGG GGATTCCATTCACAGGACAGTGGTGTCACACCCAATTCGTCCCCTAGTCCAACTCGAAGGTTTAGGGG GCCTACAGTCAGTTCTACTGTGAGATGGCCTGCCCTGACGCCACTGAAAAGGAAAGGTAAGAACGATGCTTCAAGAATAGTGCTTACTTTGCTcagtcttggtgtgtgtgtgtttgtctgtgttctctcctccatcctgttGTTCTGCCATGTAGGAGGTGTGGAGTCTGATGGCCCGCCCAAGAAGCTGTTTGTTGCCGGGGTAACAGAACCTGCTCACCGGACTAGTTACACAGTCAG TGTGTCCCAGGCATCAGCAGACTCTCCTAcaggtggtgtgtctgtgtgtgatgccaGTCCCCAGGGtagtccactgtccctgtctcctcccccctcttaCCAGCCCAACAtctag
- the LOC115135850 gene encoding uncharacterized protein LOC115135850 isoform X5, whose translation MEMTLRGSLQRLRYGSETLYKFTYIHTTMFSLSCCSASNLVPPPVSHWHDHSSGGFHSQDSGVTPNSSPSPTRRFRGPTVSSTVRWPALTPLKRKGKNDASRIVLTLLSLGVCVFVCVLSSILLFCHVGGVESDGPPKKLFVAGVTEPAHRTSYTVSVSQASADSPTGGVSVCDASPQGSPLSLSPPPSYQPNI comes from the exons ATGGAGATGACACTCAGGGGGAGTCTTCAGAGACTAAGGTATGGTAGTGAAACGCTGTACAAattcacatacatacacactactatgttttctctctcttgctgtagTGCTTCCAACCTGGTCCCTCCTCCTGTCAGTCACTGGCATGACCATTCATCAGGG GGATTCCATTCACAGGACAGTGGTGTCACACCCAATTCGTCCCCTAGTCCAACTCGAAGGTTTAGGGG GCCTACAGTCAGTTCTACTGTGAGATGGCCTGCCCTGACGCCACTGAAAAGGAAAGGTAAGAACGATGCTTCAAGAATAGTGCTTACTTTGCTcagtcttggtgtgtgtgtgtttgtctgtgttctctcctccatcctgttGTTCTGCCATGTAGGAGGTGTGGAGTCTGATGGCCCGCCCAAGAAGCTGTTTGTTGCCGGGGTAACAGAACCTGCTCACCGGACTAGTTACACAGTCAG TGTGTCCCAGGCATCAGCAGACTCTCCTAcaggtggtgtgtctgtgtgtgatgccaGTCCCCAGGGtagtccactgtccctgtctcctcccccctcttaCCAGCCCAACAtctag
- the LOC115135850 gene encoding P2R1A-PPP2R2A-interacting phosphatase regulator 1-like isoform X4 — MERMEVDQCAGATTGSGGGALRRSNSAPMITSVSDGMTVFSPTSSVRYRRSSVSVNPSCPYRAAPLSPFSLGGERPDHKRQVENMEMTLRGSLQRLSASNLVPPPVSHWHDHSSGGFHSQDSGVTPNSSPSPTRRFRGPTVSSTVRWPALTPLKRKGGVESDGPPKKLFVAGVTEPAHRTSYTVSVSQASADSPTGGVSVCDASPQGSPLSLSPPPSYQPNI, encoded by the exons ATGGAACGAATGGAAGTGGACCAGTGCGCAGGCGCAACTACCGGGAGCGGAGGAGGGGCCCTTCGTAGATCGAACAGCGCCCCCATGATCACAAGTGTCAG TGATGGTATGACAGTGTTCAGTCCAACTAGTTCAGTCCGGTATCGGCGGAGCAGTGTCTCTGTGAATCCCAGTTGCCCTTAtcgg GCCGCCCCCTTGTCCCCTTTCTCATTGGGTGGTGAGAGACCAGACCACAAAAGGCAG GTTGAGAATATGGAGATGACACTCAGGGGGAGTCTTCAGAGACTAAG TGCTTCCAACCTGGTCCCTCCTCCTGTCAGTCACTGGCATGACCATTCATCAGGG GGATTCCATTCACAGGACAGTGGTGTCACACCCAATTCGTCCCCTAGTCCAACTCGAAGGTTTAGGGG GCCTACAGTCAGTTCTACTGTGAGATGGCCTGCCCTGACGCCACTGAAAAGGAAAG GAGGTGTGGAGTCTGATGGCCCGCCCAAGAAGCTGTTTGTTGCCGGGGTAACAGAACCTGCTCACCGGACTAGTTACACAGTCAG TGTGTCCCAGGCATCAGCAGACTCTCCTAcaggtggtgtgtctgtgtgtgatgccaGTCCCCAGGGtagtccactgtccctgtctcctcccccctcttaCCAGCCCAACAtctag
- the LOC115135850 gene encoding P2R1A-PPP2R2A-interacting phosphatase regulator 1-like isoform X3 encodes MERMEVDQCAGATTGSGGGALRRSNSAPMITSVSDGMTVFSPTSSVRYRRSSVSVNPSCPYRAAPLSPFSLGGERPDHKRQVENMEMTLRGSLQRLRYGSETLYKFTYIHTTMFSLSCCSASNLVPPPVSHWHDHSSGGFHSQDSGVTPNSSPSPTRRFRGPTVSSTVRWPALTPLKRKGGVESDGPPKKLFVAGVTEPAHRTSYTVSVSQASADSPTGGVSVCDASPQGSPLSLSPPPSYQPNI; translated from the exons ATGGAACGAATGGAAGTGGACCAGTGCGCAGGCGCAACTACCGGGAGCGGAGGAGGGGCCCTTCGTAGATCGAACAGCGCCCCCATGATCACAAGTGTCAG TGATGGTATGACAGTGTTCAGTCCAACTAGTTCAGTCCGGTATCGGCGGAGCAGTGTCTCTGTGAATCCCAGTTGCCCTTAtcgg GCCGCCCCCTTGTCCCCTTTCTCATTGGGTGGTGAGAGACCAGACCACAAAAGGCAG GTTGAGAATATGGAGATGACACTCAGGGGGAGTCTTCAGAGACTAAGGTATGGTAGTGAAACGCTGTACAAattcacatacatacacactactatgttttctctctcttgctgtagTGCTTCCAACCTGGTCCCTCCTCCTGTCAGTCACTGGCATGACCATTCATCAGGG GGATTCCATTCACAGGACAGTGGTGTCACACCCAATTCGTCCCCTAGTCCAACTCGAAGGTTTAGGGG GCCTACAGTCAGTTCTACTGTGAGATGGCCTGCCCTGACGCCACTGAAAAGGAAAG GAGGTGTGGAGTCTGATGGCCCGCCCAAGAAGCTGTTTGTTGCCGGGGTAACAGAACCTGCTCACCGGACTAGTTACACAGTCAG TGTGTCCCAGGCATCAGCAGACTCTCCTAcaggtggtgtgtctgtgtgtgatgccaGTCCCCAGGGtagtccactgtccctgtctcctcccccctcttaCCAGCCCAACAtctag